The nucleotide window TATTTACAATTCAATATCCGCCAAATGAAAACATTATATATCGTTCGTCATGCAAAATCTTCTTGGAAATATTCAGGAATAAATGACATAGACAGACCATTGAAAAAGAGAGGTATAAAAGACGCTCACTTAATGTCTAAAGTACTTAACAAAATGGTTGATAAACCAGATGTTTTTATCTCTAGTAGTGCAAACAGAGCTTTGCATACAGCTGTAATTTTCTGCGAAAACTTTGGTTTCCCTCATTTTAATCTTCAAATTAAAAGGCAATTATATAGTTTTAGCGATGGCTATCTAGTTAAGACCGTTAATGCATTAGATGATGGATTTAATTCTGCTATTATTTTTAGTCATGATCATGGTATTAATACCTTTGTAAATGAATTTGGAAACAGACCAATTGCACACGTTACAACTTGTGGTATAATTGGTCTTAAGTTTAAAGAAAAACATTGGAAAAATATTCGCAGAGGAGAAACTTTTTTAGTTGAATTTCCAAAAAATCATAAATAAATTCCCTTGTTAGACATAAAAAAATACGGAGCTATAGATATTGGTTCTAACGCAATACGTTTGTTAATTGCCAACGTTATTGTAAAAGATGAAAAAGAAACGCAGTTTAAAAAATCATCTTTAGTTCGTGTGCCAATTCGTTTAGGAGCAGATGCTTTTGTAAATGGTGTTATAAGTGAAGAAAACACCACAAGAATGATAGAAGCTATGAATGCTTTTAAATTATTAATGAATGTTCATAAAGTAGAACGATATAAAGCTTGTGCTACATCTGCAATGAGAGAAGCCTCAAATGGAGCTGAAGTTGCTAAAAAAATTGAGGAAGAAACAGGTATTAAAATCGATATTATTGGAGGTAAGGAAGAAGCTAGTATTATTTCTTCTACAGATCTAGATGAACTAATACAAGGTAATAACTCATATTTATATGTAGATGTTGGTGGAGGAAGTACCGAATTTACAGTATTTTCTGAAGGTAAAATAATCACCTCTAAATCTTTTAAAATGGGTACTGTCCGTTTATTAAACAATAAGAAATCTGTAAATAAAGAGATTTTTGCCAATGTTGAAAAATGGATTCATAAAAACACCAAAGACTTAAAGAAACTATCTCTAATTGGTTCTGGAGGTAATATCAACAAACTTTTTAAAATGTCTGGCAGAACAGAGGGTAAACCTATTTCATACATTTATTTAAATGCTCAGTATCAATTCTTGAAAAAAATGAGTTATCAAGATAGAATTGTAGAACTTAGCTTAAACCCTGATAGAGCTGATGTAATTATACCTGCTACTAAAATCTACTTATCAGCAATGAAATGGAGTGGAGCCAGAAAAATATATGTTCCTAAAATTGGACTTTCTGATGGTATTATTAAAAGTTTGCATTACAACAAACTATAAAATATAATATTTCCTAAAAATTTATAAATGTTTTTAGTACATTTGGCACACTGTATTTACTATAAATAAAGACTTTGACTAATGTTTATCCCAATGAAAAAAATTCTATTTAGTGCAGCTTTCATGTTGTTAGCAACTGTTGCTTTTGGACAAGATTTACCCGATAATCCAGAACCAGGAAAGTGTTATGTACGTTGTAAAACTCCAGACATTTATAAAAACGAAACGATTAACGTAGCTGTATCACCAGAATATAAGAAAATTGTTTCTTATCCTGCAGAGTACGAAACCATTCAAGAAAAAGTTTTGGTTAGAGAAGCTGGAGAAGAAATTTTAATTGTACCTGCTGTTTGGGGAACTCAAGAAGTTACCTACTATGAAAAAGAAGATGGTACAAAAATAGAAATAGAAAAAGCTAGTTTTTTACAAGGTTTTGAAACTGTAGAAACTAGAGCAGCTACTGCAAAATGGGAAATGAGTGAAAAATTACCAGATTGTGAATCTAGCAATCCAGATGATTGTAGATATTGGTGTTATAAGCCAGTACCTGCAGAATTTAAAACTATGCCAGTTGAAAAATTAGCAAGTGATGCTAAAGTAAATAAGATTCGTATTCCTGGTGTTACAAAAACTTACATTAGAAAAGTAATGGTTAAGCCACCATCTACTTCTATTGTAAAAACTGAGCCAGAATATAAAACAATTACAAAAACAACATTGGTTAGAGATGCAAGAACTGAAGAAGTAATTGTACCTGCAGTATTTAGATCTATTACAAAACAAGTGTTAGTAGAAAAAGGAGGTTTATCTTCTTGGAAAGCTGTAGATTGTTCTTTAATCGATAATACTCCTTTACCAATTAACTGGGATTTTTCTAGTGCAACTTTAAACGAAGGTGCAAAACAAATTATAGATGCAAGATTATTACCAATTGTTAAAGATGGTGTAGCTGTATTTATTGAGTCTCATACAGATATGAGAGGTACTAAGAGAGATAATCAAGAATTATCTGATAGAAGAGCTAAGGCTGTTACAGATTACTTAATTTCTAAGGGTATCAATGCAACTCAATTATATGCTAAAGGTTTTGGAGAAACAAGATTATTAAACAAATGTGCTGATGGTGTTGTTTGTTCTGAATCTGAACATGCAGTAAACAGAAGAACTACTTTTAGAGTAGTGAATCAAAAATAAAATTAAAAGCAAAGCATAAAAAAAACCGAAGTAAATTTTACTTCGGTTTTTTTATTTCTAAAATTTCTGAATGACAGACTGTATAAATGGATAATAATACTCAGTCATTATATAACCACTTTTTTCAGCTATTTTTCGACCTCTGTGATTTACAAAAATTAAGGTTGGGAAAGAATTTACTTTAAATTTCTTTTTTAAATATAAATTCTCACTCAGCTTATCTTGAGTTAATAAATCTTGTTGTCTTGGAATATCTACCTCTAACAAAATTAATTCTTTGTCTGAAAATTCTTTGAACTTTTCTGTATGAAATAATTCTTTATCCAAACGAATGCATGGTCCACACCAATCTGAACCTGTAAAATAAATAAGAACTGGTTTGTTTTCTGTTTTAGACCTTTTTAAGGCCTCTTTGTACGTTAACACCCAATTCAAACGATCTGAAATGTCGTTAATAGCTAATTTCTCTGTTTTAGTTTCCTGTGGGTAAGTCAATAAAATTGCAAAAATGCAAAGTAGGGGAAACATTACTTTTTTCATCATAATGTGTTTTTAAATTTATCAAATGTATCAAAAAAAATCTAAAAATTGCAAATAATGAGTTCAATAGACACCTAAAGCAACCTCAATTATTCAAATTATATAAATTTACACCTATTGAATTAAGTATGAGACTATTAAAATTAGAGGCATCATTATTTAAAAATGCAGTTCTAATTTCTAAATAAGAAAGTTCTGTTATTTTATTTTGTAATCGTGTATAATCTTTCTCTGTAGTTAGAATTAATTTATCCTTCGAATTAATTTCACTGAATTTAGAAGTAATATCCTGTATATTTTTATCGGTAAAATGATGATGATCAGGATAATTCAAATGAGTAAAATTAATAGCATTATCACTTAGAAAGCTAAGTAAAGGCTTAGGATTTGCAATCCCTGTAACTAGCAATAAGTGTTTGCTTTTTAAAGCATCAATAGTAAGATTTAAACTACCAGATATTTTATCAGCATAAGCAATGGTGCTAAAAAAAACTGGTTTATTAAATAGTTGTAGCTTCTTTTTAATTTTGTCTTGTTCTAATATTGATAAATTTGATGGACATTTAGTTACAACAATAACATCTGCTCTTGCTGCTCCTGCCCTATTTTCTCTTAAATTACCTGTTGGTAAAAGAAAATCATCAATAAATAAATCGTTATACTTTGTAAGTAAAACATAGCAACTACCTTTTACTTTTCTATGTTGATATGCATCATCTAGCAAAATAATATCTGGAGATTTACTTTGAATTAATTGCTGAATTCCTTCTACTCTATTCTCATTTACAGCAACATTTAGGTTAGCAAACTTTTTATAATATTGCAAAGGTTCATCTCCTATATCTGAAGCTGAATGATTATTATTAGCTAAAATATATCCCTTGGTTTTACGACCATAACCTCTACTTAAAATTGCAACTTTAAACTTCTCTTGTAAGATGCTTACTAAGTATTCAACTTGTGGTGTTTTACCTGTTCCACCAACACTTAAATTCCCAACCACAATTACAGGCAGTGAAAACTTGACAGATTTCAAGATGTTTTTCTCAAACAAAAAATTACGAATCGCTGTAATTATATCATATATAATCGCAAATGGAAAGAGTAAAAATCGTAGAATTTTCATTACTGTAAAAATACATTAAAAATGTTAACTTTGATTTTCAATAATTTGATAAATGACAGTAAAAGACGTTACAAATTACATAGAAGAACTAGCTCCTTTAAAGTATGCTGAATCTTTTGACAATGTAGGATTATTAATAGGAGACTATAGCACAAAAGTATCAGGAGTTTTAGTAACATTAGATACTTTAGAAGACACTGTAGATGAAGCTATAGCTAAAAACTGTAATTTAATTGTAAGCTTTCATCCAATAATTTTTGGAGGTTTAAAAAAGATAAATGGCAATTCTTATGTAGAAAGAGTGGTTTTAAAAGCCATTAAAAATGATATTGCAATTTATGCAACACATACTGCTTTAGACAATTCTAAAAATGGAGTTTCTGCTAAGATGTGCGAAGTTTTAGGATTAGAAAACACTCAAATACTAATACCAAAAAAAGGCATAATCAAACAATTAAACACCTATGTACCTGATGAAAAAGCTGAGCAACTTAGAACTGCACTTTTAGAGGTAAACACAAATACTATTGGTAATTATGATAATTGTTCTTTTAGTAATTTAGGCGAAGGCACTTTTCAAGGAAATGAAAATGCAAACCCTACTTATGGTAAAAAAGGAGAATTACATACTGAAAAAGAAACTAAAATTTCTATAGTTTTTGAAAGTAAAGATGAAAAAGCAATTATAAATGCTTTAAAAGAAAATCATCCTTATGAAGAAGTAGCCTATGAAATAATCTCTACTGAAAATGTACATGAAAATATAGGAATGGGAATGATTGGTGAATTCAAAATTGAAATGGATGAATCTGAGTTTTTGCATTATCTTAAAAAAACAATGCAAACTGATTGCGTAAGACATTCTGCATTATTGAATAAAACCATTAAAAAAGTAGCTGTTTTAGGAGGCTCAGGAAGTTTTGCTATAGACAATGCAAGAAGTGCTGGTGCAGATGCTTATGTAAGTGCAGATTTTAAGTATCATGAGTTTTTTAAGGCAGAAAAAAAGATTCTTTTGGCAGATATTGGTCATTATGAGAGTGAACAGTTTACAAAAAACCTTTTGGTTGATTATCTTACAAAAAAATTTAGTAATTTTGCAATCATTTTATCAGAAAAAAGTACAAATCCTATACATTATATATAAACATGGCAAAGAAGAAAGAAGTTTCGGTTGAAGAAAAATTAAGAGCTTTATATGATTTACAATTAATAGACTCTAGAATTGACGAAATTAGAAACGTAAGAGGAGAATTACCTTTAGAAGTTGAAGATTTAGAAGATGAAGTTGCTGGTTTAAATACACGTATTTCTAATTTAGAAAAAGATGTTTCTAGTTTAGAAACAGATATCAACAATAAAAAATTAGCCATTGATGAGTCTAAGTCATTAATGAAAAAATACGAAGAGCAACAACAGAAAGTTAGAAATAACAGAGAGTTTGACTCTTTATCTAAAGAGATTGAGTTTCAAGATTTAGAAATTCAATTAGCAGATAAAAGAATTAACGAATTTAAAGCTAAAATTGCTCAGAAATTAGAAGTGATTGATGCTACAAAAGAAAAGTTAGCTAAGCAAGAGCAACATTTAGGTCATAAAAAATCTGAGTTAGATGCTATCTTAAAAGAAACTGAAAAAGAAGAATCTCTTTTAATTGAAAAATCTAAAGAGTTTGGAGAGTCTTTAGACAAGCATTTATACTCTGCATATAATAGAATTAGAACTAAAGTTAAAAATGGTTTAGCTGTTGTTGCTATTGAACGTGGAGCTTCTGGAGGTTCTTATTTTACAATTCCACCTCAAGTGCAGTTAGAAATAGCAAACAGAAAGAAAATTACAATTGATGAGCACAGTGGACGTATCTTAGTTGATGCTGCTTTAGCTGAAGAAGAAAAAGAAAAAATGGATAAATTATTTTCTTAGTCTAAGTCTAATATATTTATAAAAAAACTCGAAGCGAAAGCTTCGAGTTTTTTATTTGACTTATTTCTAAATTAAAAATCTAGTTTCCTTAAATAATCCATTTTTAAATTCCAAATAGCTAAATCTTTTCTATGTTTTTCTACTTGGTTTTTTACGTTTTTAACTAAAGGATTATCATCTGTAGCATTAGAGAAAAAACCTAAGTTATTCTCTAACTGCTGAATTTCTTTATTTATTTCATCTTGTCTTTTGCGAATAAATTGCTGTTCTGAAACTAATTTTCTAGTATCGTTATCGGCTAAATAAGAATCGATTAAGTTCGTAAACTTTAACATTGCTACTTCTTCTTTATCTAGTGATAAATTTTCTAGCATTTTGTCTATGTGCTTATTAAACTCCTCTTTTAAGTTTCCAGAATTTTTAGGTAAACTTCCTAGATTTCTCCATTTATCAATCGCTTCTAATACTGCTTCTTTAGACTCTTTTTTAGATTCCTTTAAAGTTTCTAAAAATTCTTTTTTAGCAACAACAACTTTTTCCTGTTCTTTGCTTATTGCATTTTTTTGATTATTTAATCTATCAAAATAATAATTACAGGCGCTTTTAAACTTTTTCCAAATATCATCAGAAAATTTACGAGGAACATGCCCTATTTTTTTCCAATCTGCCTGAATTTTTTTCATAGCATTTGTAGCCATTTGCCAATCTTCACTATCTTTTAAAGATTCTGCAATTTCTATAAGCGCCATTTTTTTCTTTAAATTTTCTTGCTGCTCGTTTTTCTCTTGTTTGTAAAACGTATTCTTTGCAGTATTAAATTTCTTGGTTGCTTGCTTAAACTTTTGCCAAACTTCCTCGCTTTTATTGAAAGGTAATTTACCTGCTTTAAAATATTGTTGTCTTAATTTTTCTACTTCCTTAATACTCTTCTGCCAATCATTGTGTGTTTTATTACCAGAAGTATCATAGGCGTGCAAAAGAGCAATAACTTCTAATTTCTTTTCAACAATTTCTTGAAACTTAGATCGCATTTCTTTAAAATACTCATGTCTTTTGTCATGAATTTTCTTTGTTGCATCACTAAATTTTTGCCAAATTTCTTCACGCATTTCTTTGGCCACTGGTCCAATATCTTCTTTCCAGCTTTTATGTAATTCTTGCAATTCTTTAGATGCATAATTTACATCTGCTTCATTGGCTAAAGCTTTCGCTTTTTCTATAATTTTAAGTTTTTCTTCTAAATTATATTTAAAATCTAAATCTCTTAAATCATTGCTTAAATTTAAAAGATCATAAAAACGCTCTACATGATGATGATAGGTTTTCCAAGTATCATTATAATGTGATTTTGGAACAGGGCCTATTGCTCTCCACTTTTCTTGAATTGCTTTAAAATCTTTATACATTGTTGTAGCCTCTGCATTTTCTATTAAAGCTTTTAGGCTCTCAATAACATCATTCCTTTTATCTAAATTTTGATTTAATTGAATATCTATTTCTTTATAAAAGGCATCTCTACGTTTTTTATAATCAAAAAGTAAATCATTATACTCAGATTTTAAAGGGCTAGAAAACTTAAAGTCGATTGAATTACCACCTTCTGCTAAAAACTGTGCTTTTTTCTCTGCTAAAAGAGCTCCAAACTTCTTGTTAAATTCGCTTTTAATACTCTCTACAGCATTTTTAACTGTCTGCACAGGGTAATTGTTTAAAACAGACTTTAAACTAACTAATAACTCTTCTAAGCTTTTCTCTGAATAATTTTCTACTTGAATTTCTTTGTTATCACTTGATTCAGTATTTACAACTTCATTAGCACTGTCTACTGAGTCTACTTCAATCTCAGAATTATCTTCTGAAGATACAACTACCTCATTTTTAGCTTCTAATTTTGTTTCTTCTGAATTAACAGGGGTTTCGTTTTGAACAACTTTCTCTTGATTATCTAACATATCTACAATGTTTAAAGGTCTTTATATAATAATATAATTATATAGTCATCAAAATTACTCACAACTTACAAAAATAACAAGGTTTAATTATAGCAAAAATTTATACTGTAATTAAGAATTCCAAATTCGCCAAGATTCCTCTGCCTGTAGCTCTAGCATTTCATATCCGTTCTTAATTGCTGCGCCTTTTTCTTTGCCATTTGACAAAAATTTAGAAACCTCTGGATTGTAAATTAAATCGTAAAGCAGATGCTTAGATGTTAAAAATTGGTAAGGTATAGCTGGACAATTATCTATATCTGGTGAAGTTCCTAATGGGGTTGAGTTTACAATTACAGTATAATCCTCTATAATTTCTTGTGATAAATCAGCATATGATATTTGTTTTTTGCCTTCAGGATTTCTTGAAACAAACTTGTATTTAATATCATTACGTTTTAATGCATAAGCAATGGCTTTAGAAGCACCACCTGTACCCAAAATTAATGCTTTTTTATGGTGTTTTTTCAATAAAGGTTTAATTGACTTTTCAAAGCCAACAACATCTGAGTTGTATCCTTTTAAATTTCCTCTTTTAGTAATTTTAATGGTATTTACAGCTCCTATTTCTTTAGCGGTTTTATCTATCTTATCTAAATAAGGCATTACCTCTTCTTTATAAGGAATGGTTACATTTATACCTCTTACTCCTTCATTATCTTCTAAAATAGTCGGAAAATCATCGATTTTAGGCAAATCAAAATTAACATAATTGTGATTTTCTAAATTCAGTTGTGTAAACTTTTTACTAAAATATCCTCTTGAAAACGAGTAAGAAATATCTCTACCTAATAAACCAAATAACCTACTTTTTTCTTCTTTTGCCATAATAATCTATAATAAGTACTAATGCTATACCAATTAAAATAAATAATATTGCTACAAATGTTTCTGTTTTAAATAACTCTGGCATAAAACGCTCAAAGTTTTCAACAACTTTATTACCTTCTTTATCTATTAAAACTTGTCCATTTTCTTGAACATATATTTTCTCTTTCCAAGGCCAAACAATACCTAAAGAACCTGTTATAAACCCAATGATAACAGCATTTACAATCTTGTTATATTTCTTTAAAACATAACCCAAAACGTGAGAGATAGAAACTAAACCAAAAGCAGAACCTGCTGTAAAAACCGCAATAATTTTTAAATATTTTACTTTAATGGAATCAGATAATACCTCGAAATTACCAATAGCCAAATTGGTTAATACATTTAAAAGTACGTTTACTGAATCTACTAACAATAGCACATAATTACCCAATAAAATAAGTATGAAAGACCCTGATAAACCTGGCAAGGTCATACCAGAAACACCTATAATTCCACAAAGAAAAACAAACCATAGGTTATCATTTTCTTTAGCTGGTTTTAAAAAGCTAATGGCTAAACCTAATGTAATTCCTATAATTAAAGATATAAAACTGGTTCTGTTCCACTTCCCAAAATCTTTACCAATGTAATAAATTGAGCCAATAATCATTCCAAAAAACCAACTCCAAACATAGAGCTCAAAATGTTTTAAAAAATAGTCTAAAATAAGTGAAATACTAAAATAGCTAAAGATACTTCCACCCATTATCAACATAATAAATTGTGCATTGGTGTATTGAGAGAATCTTTTAAAATTCCCAGCAATTAAAAGTTTAAATGCTTTTAAATTAATTTTTTGAAAAGAATAGATTAAATCTTCATAAAAGCCAAGCACATAAGAAACTGTTCCACCAGAAACACCAGGTACTTTATTGGCAGCACCCATTGCTAATCCTTTAAAGAATAGTTTAGCTTTTTGCAGAAAAGTTCTTTCTTGTTGCATTTATTTTTTTTGTACTGCTAATCTCTCCATTCCTAAAATTAAGGCAAAACCAATTAATGCCAATAGACCAGCCAATAGTAATTGAGCATCACCATCAAAATTAGAAGGCAATACACTTTGTTGATTAAAAGGTACTTGTTCTCCATGCGAATTTGTTCTCCAAGTAATTGTTTCTTTCCAAGGCCAAATTTTATTTAAAGAACCAATAATAAATCCTGTTAGAACAGCAAGAGTGTACTCTTTATAATGATTAAATAACCATTTCAAAATTTTCGAAAATGATAATAAACCAACGATTGCTCCTAAACCAACAACTGCTATGGTTTTTAAGTCTTTATCACTAACAGCAGATAAAATAGGCTTGTAGGCGCCTAAAAGCACCAATATAAACGCACCTGAAATACCAGGTAAAATCATTGCACAGATTGCTAATGCACCTGCAATAAACATGAATAAAAGTGATGAATTCTCACTTACTAAAGGGTTTAAAGTTGTTATGTAATATGCTGTAAAAGCACCAATAATTAGTACTAAAACAGTTATAAAATTCCATTTTTTTATTTGTTTGGCTATATAAATAATACTTGCTAAAACCAATCCAAAGAAAAAAGACCAAAGCAAAATAGGTTCATTTTCTAATAAATATTTAATGGCTTTAGCCAAAGAAACAACACTGATAAATATTCCAGTAAATAAGGCCAATAAAAAATTTCCATTTAATTTTTTCCAAGCAGATTTAAAACCTTCATCCTTTAAGGTTTTAAATAAATCTAGATTTATATTACTTATTGAGCTTAATAGCTCTTCATAAATACCAGATATAAAAGCAATTGTACCTCCAGAAACTCCTGGTACAACATCTGCTGCACCCATTGCCATTCCTTTAAGACCTATAACTATGTAGTCACTAATTTTTCTGCTCATTTAATAGAAATTTCTTTGTTTAACGAATATAAAATTTTTTTTAGATAATAGAAGATTTCATACTAAGGTATCTAAAAAAAAGTTCTATTTTTATATTAATAAACTATAACTAATACATAACCAAATAATTACTAAAACATGAAATCTTATTCTATTTCATTATTATCACTTTTATCCTTTATTATTTTACTACTATCTTGTAGTAAAGAAATTCCAAAATCTCAAGCAACCGTTTATTTTAATGGAAACATTATAACTATGGAAAGTGAAAAACCTTCATATGTAGAAGCTCTAGTTGTAAGAGATGGAAAAATAGAATTTGCAGGAAACTCTGAAGAAGCAATGAAAACTGCTGGTTTAGGGCATAAAATGATTAATTTAAAAGGTAAAACGATGTTACCTGGTTTTATTGATGGTCATGCTCATTTCGCAAATTTTGCAGCACAAGCAATAGGAGCACAAATATTACCTCCACCAGATGCAGGTGCAAAAGACATACCTACTTTACTTGCCATTTTAAATGAATGGAACACAGAAGAAAACAGAGCCTTAACTGGTTGGATTTTTGGAAGCGGTTTTGATGATTCTGTTCTATTAGAAAAAAGATTTCCAACTAAGGAAGATTTAGATAAAGTTTCTACAGTACACCCAATAATGATTGTACATATTTCTGGTCATTTTGCATCATTAAACTCTAAAGGGTTAGAGCTATTAGGCATTACAAAAGACACTAAGAATCCTGATGGTGGAATCATAAGAAGAATGCCAAACAGCCAAGAACCAAATGGAGTATTAGAAGAATTAGCTGCAATTCCTTTTTATGCTAAAGCATTAACTCCAGCATCAGAAGAAGCACTTTTAAAATTTATGGATGCTGGTCAGGAAATGGCTTTATCATATGGTTACACTACAGCTCAAGAAGGTAGAGCTATGGAACAGCATGATTTATTAGCAACTTTTGCGGAAAAAGGCTTTTGGAAAATTGATGTTGTATCTTATATAGATTACGCTTTTCAGGAAAGCATGAATAGTAAATGGAATAAAAAAGACTATGAAAATCATTACAGAATTGGTGGAATGAAATTAACTTTAGATGGTTCTCCTCAAGGAAGAACTGCTTGGAGAACAAAACCATATTT belongs to Polaribacter dokdonensis and includes:
- a CDS encoding DUF368 domain-containing protein, producing the protein MSRKISDYIVIGLKGMAMGAADVVPGVSGGTIAFISGIYEELLSSISNINLDLFKTLKDEGFKSAWKKLNGNFLLALFTGIFISVVSLAKAIKYLLENEPILLWSFFFGLVLASIIYIAKQIKKWNFITVLVLIIGAFTAYYITTLNPLVSENSSLLFMFIAGALAICAMILPGISGAFILVLLGAYKPILSAVSDKDLKTIAVVGLGAIVGLLSFSKILKWLFNHYKEYTLAVLTGFIIGSLNKIWPWKETITWRTNSHGEQVPFNQQSVLPSNFDGDAQLLLAGLLALIGFALILGMERLAVQKK
- a CDS encoding amidohydrolase — protein: MKSYSISLLSLLSFIILLLSCSKEIPKSQATVYFNGNIITMESEKPSYVEALVVRDGKIEFAGNSEEAMKTAGLGHKMINLKGKTMLPGFIDGHAHFANFAAQAIGAQILPPPDAGAKDIPTLLAILNEWNTEENRALTGWIFGSGFDDSVLLEKRFPTKEDLDKVSTVHPIMIVHISGHFASLNSKGLELLGITKDTKNPDGGIIRRMPNSQEPNGVLEELAAIPFYAKALTPASEEALLKFMDAGQEMALSYGYTTAQEGRAMEQHDLLATFAEKGFWKIDVVSYIDYAFQESMNSKWNKKDYENHYRIGGMKLTLDGSPQGRTAWRTKPYLLAPHNAVPNYLGYPAIPKDEDVLAIYENAFKNNWQILTHANGDAAMDQMIRTMTKAAEKYGNNNRRNVLIHGQYVRDDQLDSFKELNVIASLFPLHTFYWGDWHQEIIGGELGQKISPTRTALNKDLKISIHTDAPVALPNLMRVVWTAVERTSRTGKIIGESERLTPYEALKAITIWSAYQHFEEDSKGSLTAGKLADLVILNENPLTVEPSKIKDIIVLETIKEGKSIYKRQ